One Drechmeria coniospora strain ARSEF 6962 chromosome 01, whole genome shotgun sequence genomic region harbors:
- a CDS encoding major facilitator superfamily transporter, with translation MRQQRSKERGRRRLLASVAATVVSLACGTNYVYSAWAPQFADRLKLTSTQSNLVGLFGNLGMYSLGVPVGVLVDHAGPRPFVLLGAALLVAGYFPLHQAYDDAQGPVPLLCFFSYLTGLGSCMAFAAAVKTSAMNWPRHRGTATAFPLAAFGLSAFFFSSLGAIFFPGDPSAFLQLLSWGTFGLTLAGFLFLDAHPYAAAYRAIPDIPPHGPNVHGNPSHLDAEPSTLSPTAAAMSQPCLGAQPAALACLEEADELPDDMDDASSLTSHSSLALENAVMSSVDMDRSHRIDIRGLALLRLQSFWLLFCIMAILAGIGLMTINNIGNDVNALWKRFDDSVGQDFLVHRQQIHVSILSVCSFIGRLLSGVGSDFLVKFLHASRLWCLFIACLVFLVAQLCALIIQNPNLLEFVSGLSGLGYGFLFGVFPSIVTEAFGIRGLSQNWGFITLAPVISSNVFNLFYGTIYDKHSTIEPGGKRSCHDGIDCYRAAYYITFGASAVGLIITLWTIRHEQEILSAENDGGERRRSAIA, from the exons ATGAGGCAGCAGAGGTCGAAAGaacgaggtcgccgacggctgctGGCGAGCGTCGCTGCGACGGTCGTCTCCCTGGCCTGCGGAACCAAC TACGTCTACTCGGCCTGGGCTCCCCAGTTCGCCGACAGGCTTAAGCTCACCTCGACGCAGAgcaacctcgtcggcctcttcGGCAATCTGGGCATGTACTCACTCGGCGTCCCCGTTGGTGTATTAGTTGACCACGCCGGCCCTCGACCCTttgtcctcctcggcgccgccctcctcgttgCCGGCTACTTTCCTCTCCACCAGGCCTACGATGACGCCCAGGGCCCCGTTCCCCTCCTCTGCTTTTTTTCCTACCTCACCGGACTCGGTAGTTGCATGGCCTTCGCCGCGGCTGTCAAGACATCGGCGATGAACTGGCCCCGTCATCGAGGCACCGCCACCGCGTttcccctcgccgcctttggcCTCAGCGCCTTCTTTTTCTCCTCCCTTGGCGCTATTTTCTTCCCCGGCGATCCTAGTGCCTTTCTCCAGCTGCTCTCCTGGGGCACCTTTGGCCTGACCTTGGCTGGCTTTTtgttcctcgacgcccatcCCTATGCTGCGGCCTACCGTGCCATCCCGGACATCCCGCCCCATGGTCCCAACGTGCATGGCAATCCTAGCCACCTGGATGCAGAACCGAGTACGTTGTCGCCcactgccgccgccatgtccCAGCCCTGTCTTGGCGCTCAGCCTGCCGCTCTGGCATGCCTAgaagaagccgacgagctccCAGACGATATGGATGACGCGTCTTCGTTGACATCACACTCATCTCTGGCGCTCGAGAATGCTGTTATGAGTAGTGTTGATATGGATCGGTCTCACCGAATAGATATCCGCGGCCTCGCTCTCTTGAGGCTCCAGTCGTTCTGGCTCTTGTTCTGCATCatggccatcctcgccggtATTGGCCTCATGACTATCAA CAACATTGGCAATGACGTCAACGCTCTGTGGAAACGCTTTGATGATTCGGTTGGTCAAGACTTCCTCGTGCATCGACAGCAAATCCATGTTTCGATCTTGTCTGTCTGCAGTTTCATCGGCAGGCTCCTTAGCG GAGTGGGTTCCGACTTTTTGGTGAAGTTTCTTCATGCCAGCCGGCTCTGGTGTCTGTTCATTGCCTGCCTTGTCTTTCTGGTCGCTCAGCTATGCGCATTGATCATCCAAAACCCCAACCTTCTCGAGTTTGTCTCCGGCCTGTCTGGCCTGGGCTATGGTTTTCTCTTTGGTGTTTTCCCGTCCATTGTTACCGAAGCATTCGGAATTCGTGGCTTGAGCCAGAATTGGGGCTTCATTACCCTTGCCCCCGTCATTTCCTCCAATGTGTTCAACCTTTTCTACGGCACCATTTACGACAAGCACAGCACCATAGAACCTGGTGGCAAGCGATCTTGCCACGACGGTATCGATTGCTACCGTGCGGCATACTACATCACGTTCGGCGCAAGCGCTGTTGGATTGATTATTACTCTTTGGACTATTCGTCATGAGCAAGAAATACTCTCCGCGGAAAATGACGGCGGGGAACGTCGGCGTTCAGCAATTGCTTAG
- a CDS encoding bin/amphiphysin/Rvs domain for vesicular trafficking encodes MDFKGFGKTFSDFGAQITPFASRTLQFTKEQFGQVEDKTQLPSEYIDLEKKVDALKQAHQKMLVVTSQYSNEAYDYPPNIKETFQDLGRTVSEKVNLLSNASSTAEAQAALVAPPSAKPQPKTFNHAIARASLSSSQVLHQNHTGAGEDPLATALEKYALSMERVGEARLVQDSQIQGRFLAGWNTTLNTSLAFSTRSRKNVEKTRLSLDAIKAHAKGTTFRLGHQGARNEQHEEQELSPEAQEDIEKAEDEFVTQTEEAVGVMKNVLDSPEPLRNLSELITAQAEYHKKACEILTELAPVINALQTTQELVQSERTWTHIHHDLSLRMRSTSRALARYLEPGTPSGLTGLWTHSTPRSTLLYTYSTTLDKLRSIPECSLYRQSVEAVTKHRMNLVEKTVPPGHDEWASKARELLSKNSEQFRVASGRVDGSEANMVKLGDRVFVVGSKHEEGGVRFEEWDGEEDHGGELEGIRTPAERKDQVIWGMRKPLEDHEKVIWEDEPDMTAEQIRDLEQQIGAGLIEEVIQVAEGELKLVQAMEKEKVWEDLDEKPTNGQWEYFGREAA; translated from the exons ATGGATTTCAAAGGCTTTGGGAAAACCTTTTC GGACTTCGGTGCTCAAATTACGCCATTTGCGTCACGCACCTTGCAGTTCACAAAGGAACAGTTTGGTCAGGTTGAAGACAAG ACCCAGTTACCCTCTGAATACATCGATCTCGAGAAGAAGGTCGATGCCCTGAAGCAAGCTCACCAAAAGATGCTAGTTGTCAC GTCCCAGTACTCCAACGAGGCCTACGACTACCCGCCCAATATCAAGGAGACCTTCCAAGATCTTGGCCGCACCGTCAGCGAAAAAGTCAACCTTCTCTCGAATGCGTCCTCCACTGCCGAAGCCCAAGCCGCCCTTGTTGCCCCCCCTTCAGCGAAACCTCAGCCCAAGACCTTCAATCATGCCATTGCCCGCGCCAGTTTGTCCAGCAGCCAGGTGCTGCACCAGAATCACACTGGCGCTGGTGAAGACCCGCTAGCGACGGCCCTCGAGAAATATGCCCTTAGCATGGAGCGTGTAGGAGAGGCTCGCCTGGTCCAAGATTCACAAATCCAGGGTCGATTTCTGGCTGGCTGGAACACCACCCTCAACACCAGCCTCGCCTTTTCGACACGCTCGAGAAAGAATGTGGAGAAAACTAGACTATCCCTCGATGCCATAAAAGCCCATGCCAAGGGTACCACCTTCAGGCTTGGCCATCAGGGTGCTCGTAATGAGCAGCATGAAGAGCAGGAGCTCAGCCCAGAGGCCCAGGAGGATATTGAAAAGGCGGAGGACGAGTTTGTAACCCAAACCGAGGAAGCCGTTGGAGTCATGAAGAAT GTCTTGGATTCTCCGGAGCCGCTTCGAAACCTCTCGGAGCTCATCACTGCTCAAGCTGAGTATCACAAGAAGGCATGCGAGATTTTGACGGAACTCGCCCCTGTCATCAATGCTCTGCAGACCACGCAGGAG CTTGTCCAGTCTGAACGTACTTGGACACACATCCACCACGACCTCTCATTGAGAATGCGGTCAACATCCCGTGCCCTTGCTCGCTACCTCGAGCCGGGCACTCCGTCTGGATTGACTGGGCTCTGGACGCACAGCACACCCCGATCCACCCTCctctacacctacagcacaacTCTTGACAAGCTACGATCTATTCCCGAATGCTCACTCTACCGCCAGTCCGTCGAAGCCGTCACGAAGCATCGCATGAATCTCGTCGAGAAAACCGTACCCCCGGGACATGACGAGTGGGCTTCCAAGGCACGCGAGTTGCTCAGCAAGAACTCGGAACAATTTCGTGTTGCCAGCGGTCGTGTTGATGGCAGCGAAGCAAATATGGTCAAGCTCGGTGACCGAGTGTTTGTGGTTGGTTCCAAGCACGAAGAGGGCGGAGTCAGATTTGAGGAGTgggatggcgaggaggatcatggcggcgagcttgAGGGAATTCGGACTCCCGCGGAGAGGAAGGACCAGGTCATCTGGGGCATGCGCAAACCTCTGGAGGACCATGAAAAGGTCATTTGGGAGGATGAGCCAGATATGACGGCTGAACA GATACGCGATTTGGAGCAGCAGATCGGCGCTGGTCTCATTGAAGAGGTCATTCAAGTGGCAGAAGGCGAACTGAAATTAGTTCAGGCCATGGAGAAAGAAAAAGT ATGGGAAGACCTTGATGAGAAGCCTACCAATGGCCAGTGGGAATACTTCGGGCGGGAGGCTGCATAA
- a CDS encoding FAD binding domain containing protein → MTKATPVPIRDPVTSVSAPDSNCIPAEPTSIAPSLTYSDESDDQEEPPRVDGSRRRRASTILIAQNARDIQRITGETTAEFVGRCCGGGCCLMGPGSRRPDTDQEKIDLPDNDAFSSLGLKIDAIPTNLTMITELPDKTISFKPIPPQPSQPSPPVPNVSLLSLGHDDRAPGSDSCSLPSLVDTSATGQHLNSVNTSIEPPRFVQPHPPYHVFPARIHTTRELTKPGAEKRTYHFDLDITDYPDEESTDFKVGGAIGIMAPNCEQVVDDVLNALMVPRFLRDKPVLLATSKGRWPTVWGEDQPRELITTRRDLLTWCTDLQSYPPTKPLLRVLAEHASAENEKKILLFLCSAEGQGAFCDLRTGPHLTISQLLNAFPSAQPSLDELLSCLQPLMPRFYSLSNDPHESYQMRDQKQHRLIEIAVTVHETNDWKRGCRTGVGSGYLERQARRFLRAQQAGEKAPMLYVPMFKGLMANPLAKQFNSDGPMLLIGAGVGIAPFRGFVQRRLKQANCANKVWVLQGIRDSLVDEIYSGEWGVHEDKVKRVVQSRRGEGKYVQEEVRNQGDLVWYIINAVDGRIFVCGSSKGMGAGVEDALVEVAMTHGSLEHDEAKNFWELKKEAGQYIAETW, encoded by the coding sequence ATGACCAAGGCGACGCCGGTCCCGATTCGGGATCCCGTAACTTCTGTCTCCGCACCAGACTCGAACTGCATCCCTGCCGAACCCACGTCGATTGCCCCTTCTCTGACCTACTCCGACGAGTCCGACGACCAGGAGGAGCCCCCCCGCGTCGATGGAAGCCGCAGGCGGCGCGCATCGACGATATTAATTGCCCAGAATGCGCGCGATATTCAACGCATCACCGGCGAGACAACGGCCGAGTTCGTCGGCCGCTGCTGCGGGGGTGGTTGCTGTCTTATGGGCCCTGGATCTAGACGTCCAGACACCGATCAAGAGAAGATCGACTTGCCTGACAACGATGCCTTCAGCTCCTTGGGCCTCAAGATAGACGCGATACCAACAAATTTGACGATGATAACGGAACTACCCGACAAGACCATATCATTCAAACCTATTCCACCCCAGCCTAGTCAGCCCTCTCCTCCTGTTCCTAATGTCTCTCTCCTTTctctcggccacgacgaccgGGCCCCGGGTAGCGATAGCTGTTCACTCCCTTCACTGGTGGACACGTCTGCGACAGGCCAGCACCTGAATTCCGTTAACACGTCCATCGAGCCGCCCCGATTCGTGCAACCACACCCTCCCTACCACGTTTTCCCAGCTCGCATTCATACTACCCGTGAGCTGACCAAGCCCGGCGCGGAGAAGCGCACGTATCACTTCGATCTTGACATCACGGACTACCCGGATGAAGAGTCAACTGATTTCAAGGTTGGTGGTGCCATCGGTATCATGGCTCCAAACTGTGAGCaggttgtcgacgacgttcTGAACGCGCTCATGGTCCCCCGCTTTCTTCGCGACAAGCCAGTCTTGCTCGCGACCAGCAAGGGGCGCTGGCCGACTGTCTGGGGCGAAGATCAGCCGCGTGAACTTATCACGACGCGGCGCGACCTGCTCACTTGGTGCACCGACCTGCAGTCATACCCTCCCACGAAGCCTTTGCTCAGAGTGTTGGCGGAACATGCGAGCGCAGAGAACGAGAAGAAGATTCTACTGTTTCTTTGCTCTGCCGAAGGCCAGGGTGCCTTTTGCGATCTCCGCACCGGCCCGCATCTAACGATTTCACAACTCCTGAACGCTTTCCCGAGCGCACAACCGTCCCTTGACGAGCTGCTGTCCTGCCTGCAGCCGCTCATGCCCCGCTTCTACTCACTTTCCAACGACCCTCATGAGTCGTACCAGATGCGAGATCAGAAGCAACACCGGCTCATTGAGATTGCCGTCACAGTCCATGAGACGAACGACTGGAAGAGGGGCTGCCGCACTGGCGTCGGGTCTGGATACCTCGAacggcaagctcgtcgcTTCCTCAGAGCGCAACAGGCTGGAGAAAAGGCGCCCATGCTCTACGTCCCCATGTTCAAAGGCCTGATGGCGAACCCACTGGCGAAGCAGTTCAATTCAGACGGGCCAATGCTCCTCATCGGTGCCGGCGTTGGAATCGCCCCCTTTCGAGGCTTCGTTCAGCGCCGGCTGAAACAGGCCAACTGTGCCAACAAGGTGTGGGTGCTTCAGGGTATCCGCGACTCTCTCGTCGATGAGATATACAGCGGCGAATGGGGCGTGCATGAGGACAAGGTCAAACGCGTTGTGCAGAGCCGGCGTGGGGAGGGTAAATATGTGCAAGAGGAGGTCCGCAACCAGGGCGACCTCGTCTGGTATATTatcaacgccgtcgacgggcgtATTTTTGTCTGCGGCAGCTCCAAAGGCATGGGCGCGGGTGTTGAGGATGCGCTTGTCGAGGTCGCAATGACACATGGCAGCCTTGAGCATGACGAAGCAAAGAACTTCTGGGAGCTCAAAAAGGAGGCGGGCCAATACATTGCCGAGACCTGGTAG